One window from the genome of Anguilla rostrata isolate EN2019 chromosome 5, ASM1855537v3, whole genome shotgun sequence encodes:
- the kiaa0513 gene encoding uncharacterized protein KIAA0513 homolog isoform X1, with product MEVEAVAVGNLIDFDLSPCPEGAPGAPAGALAGMDFQQPLLPEPLAPALGSDAHRDDGSAGDRGNDSEATESADSENEGAESPSHPWGSSRRSSSSSHSAEEEGGAEVAECKEFMKAYVEKVFHSREEFEQEEKARFGELCSGENAKGREWFAKYVSAQRCNSKCVSEQTFYRLVQSFAVVLFECYQMDDYSPAKNLMTMCFTYYYKGRCQLSPTELLERPASGIDSYLRSANTWLSGKKDIAERLLKNTSAKTDVKGFFGGLESKLRGPSARKTGDAESPAEEKPKTPVSPESPDENKGEKIYLYTHLKQQPIWHTLRFWNAAFFDAVHCERKKRSPTTRRTAEEEKGEREKWCHMTQEEKDDSSRFNENITFGQLGTFTHNMLAFGLSKKLCNDFLKKQAVIGNLNEEQYKLLSDHIEQMAAE from the exons ATGGAGGTCGAGGCAGTTGCCGTGGGCAACCTGATCGATTTCGACTTGTCCCCATGTCCCGAGGGGGCGCCGGGTGCCCCAGCTGGCGCTCTTGCCGGCATGGACTTCCAGCAGCCCCTCCTCCCCGAGCCGCTGGCCCCCGCCCTGGGCTCTGACGCCCACCGCGACGACGGCAGCGCGGGCGACCGTGGCAACGACAGCGAGGCGACTGAGTCGGCGGACAGCGAGAACGAGGGAGCAGaatctccctcccacccctgggGCTCCTCCCGCCGGTCCTCCTCGTCCAGTCACAGCGCAGAAGAGGAGGGCGGAGCCGAGGTGGCGGAGTGCAAGGAGTTCATGAAAGCCTACGTGGAGAAGGTGTTCCACAGCAG GGAGGAGTTTGAGCAAGAGGAGAAGGCTCGCTTTGGAGAACTGTGCAGCggagaaaatgcaaaaggaCGGGAGTGGTTCGCCAAGTACGTCAGTGCACAG cgcTGCAACTCCAAGTGCGTGTCAGAGCAGACCTTCTACCGGCTGGTTCAGTCATTCGCCGTCGTTCTCTTTGA GTGCTACCAGATGGATGACTACAGCCCAGCCAAAAACCTGATGACGATGTGCTTCACATACTACTACAAAG GCAGGTGCCAGCTGTCCCCCACGGAGCTCCTGGAGCGCCCGGCGAGCGGCATCGACTCGTACCTGCGCAGCGCCAACACCTGGCTGTCGGGCAAGAAGGACATCGCCGAGCGGCTGCTGAAGAACACCTCCGCCAAGACCGACGTCAAGGGCTTCTTCGGGGGCCTGGAGAGCAAGCTGAGAGGTCCCTCCGCACGCAAGACCGG AGATGCAGAAAGCCCGGCCGAAGAAAAGCCCAAAACGCCCG TGTCTCCTGAGTCTCCTGATGAAAACAAGGGGGAGAAGATctacctgtacacacacctgaAGCAGCAGCCCATCTG GCACACCTTGAGGTTCTGGAACGCTGCGTTTTTCGATGCTGTCCACTGCGAGAGGAAAAAGAGGTCACCAACAACGAG GCGGACGGctgaggaagagaaaggagagag AGAGAAATggtgtcacatgacccaggAGGAGAAAGATGACAGCTCGAGGTTCAATGAGAACATCACCTTCGGCCAGCTCgg GACGTTTACACACAACATGCTGGCCTTCGGTCTCAGCAAGAAGCTCTGCAACGATTTCCTCAAGAAACAGGCAGTCATCGGGAATCTGAATGAAG AACAGTACAAGCTGCTCAGTGACCACATTGAGCAGATGGCTGCAGAGTGA
- the kiaa0513 gene encoding uncharacterized protein KIAA0513 homolog isoform X2 yields MEVEAVAVGNLIDFDLSPCPEGAPGAPAGALAGMDFQQPLLPEPLAPALGSDAHRDDGSAGDRGNDSEATESADSENEGAESPSHPWGSSRRSSSSSHSAEEEGGAEVAECKEFMKAYVEKVFHSREEFEQEEKARFGELCSGENAKGREWFAKYVSAQRCNSKCVSEQTFYRLVQSFAVVLFECYQMDDYSPAKNLMTMCFTYYYKGRCQLSPTELLERPASGIDSYLRSANTWLSGKKDIAERLLKNTSAKTDVKGFFGGLESKLRGPSARKTGDAESPAEEKPKTPVSPESPDENKGEKIYLYTHLKQQPIWHTLRFWNAAFFDAVHCERKKRSPTTREKWCHMTQEEKDDSSRFNENITFGQLGTFTHNMLAFGLSKKLCNDFLKKQAVIGNLNEEQYKLLSDHIEQMAAE; encoded by the exons ATGGAGGTCGAGGCAGTTGCCGTGGGCAACCTGATCGATTTCGACTTGTCCCCATGTCCCGAGGGGGCGCCGGGTGCCCCAGCTGGCGCTCTTGCCGGCATGGACTTCCAGCAGCCCCTCCTCCCCGAGCCGCTGGCCCCCGCCCTGGGCTCTGACGCCCACCGCGACGACGGCAGCGCGGGCGACCGTGGCAACGACAGCGAGGCGACTGAGTCGGCGGACAGCGAGAACGAGGGAGCAGaatctccctcccacccctgggGCTCCTCCCGCCGGTCCTCCTCGTCCAGTCACAGCGCAGAAGAGGAGGGCGGAGCCGAGGTGGCGGAGTGCAAGGAGTTCATGAAAGCCTACGTGGAGAAGGTGTTCCACAGCAG GGAGGAGTTTGAGCAAGAGGAGAAGGCTCGCTTTGGAGAACTGTGCAGCggagaaaatgcaaaaggaCGGGAGTGGTTCGCCAAGTACGTCAGTGCACAG cgcTGCAACTCCAAGTGCGTGTCAGAGCAGACCTTCTACCGGCTGGTTCAGTCATTCGCCGTCGTTCTCTTTGA GTGCTACCAGATGGATGACTACAGCCCAGCCAAAAACCTGATGACGATGTGCTTCACATACTACTACAAAG GCAGGTGCCAGCTGTCCCCCACGGAGCTCCTGGAGCGCCCGGCGAGCGGCATCGACTCGTACCTGCGCAGCGCCAACACCTGGCTGTCGGGCAAGAAGGACATCGCCGAGCGGCTGCTGAAGAACACCTCCGCCAAGACCGACGTCAAGGGCTTCTTCGGGGGCCTGGAGAGCAAGCTGAGAGGTCCCTCCGCACGCAAGACCGG AGATGCAGAAAGCCCGGCCGAAGAAAAGCCCAAAACGCCCG TGTCTCCTGAGTCTCCTGATGAAAACAAGGGGGAGAAGATctacctgtacacacacctgaAGCAGCAGCCCATCTG GCACACCTTGAGGTTCTGGAACGCTGCGTTTTTCGATGCTGTCCACTGCGAGAGGAAAAAGAGGTCACCAACAACGAG AGAGAAATggtgtcacatgacccaggAGGAGAAAGATGACAGCTCGAGGTTCAATGAGAACATCACCTTCGGCCAGCTCgg GACGTTTACACACAACATGCTGGCCTTCGGTCTCAGCAAGAAGCTCTGCAACGATTTCCTCAAGAAACAGGCAGTCATCGGGAATCTGAATGAAG AACAGTACAAGCTGCTCAGTGACCACATTGAGCAGATGGCTGCAGAGTGA